CCTTGGCTCTTGTCAGTCCATTATCCATCCACCCTATTGCAGGCTTAAAACTGTGTGAAAAGAGATACTGGTTAGCAGTTTTGTTAGAGGAAATTCCAGCAAATAAGCGGGACCGAATCGAGAATCCCTTACCGATATCTACCAACTGTTGAAATTGGAATCTGCTTCTGATAAATGAGGCCTCAGAGCCAAAAGTGTTGATCGAATTGGACAAATCCGCCACATATCTACCGAGTTTATTTTGATCCTGCACACTGAATTGAATACCCACCATATAGAGCCAATCATTTTGCCACAGCTGAGGATACAAAAGGTATTCGCTCTCAAATCGATCTTCGGCACTGAAAGAAACCGAAAGCTCTTTAAAATTTTGTTCGTTAAAACCTGTCTGCCAACGCTTATTAAATGAAAGCCCATGTCGGTGATAACCGGTTCTTATGGAACTGAAGAGCTGGATATTACCTTCACTGCCAAAGTCAGAAATAGAAGCGATAGGCTCGGTGAATGATACAAAATACGATACGGGAGTTTCCGGGAACCATGTTGCAAGCCATAAACCCAAATCCAACCTATGTGGACCGTCATCAAATGAGCCCGGTACCTGTCCTTTAACTCTAAACCCAACACGAATACCATCAACGTCATTATACCACAAATCAGGCGCCGGTAATAATTCATAACTTTTCCCTGATTCCTGACCTGCAACTTCTTGGGGCATGATGGTACAAATTGCCACGATCAGCAGGGAAATCCAGCCTATAGAAAAGTTTTTCAAATTGAAATTATCCAATCTTCTAAAATTTTTTGATTACTTATTATTTCGTGAGCCAGCTTTAAAAGTCTTTTCTGCTCAGGCCAGGGTAAATAATCATCGACATCCCAACTATCTATCCACTTGTACTCGGAATGTTCCTCATTGAGTTTGATCTCTGATTCCGGTTGAAGTTCCGCGGCAAAAGCTGGGATCAACTCAATCTCATTATTTCGATGATTGTAGAAATGATTAATTGAGGGAATTACCCAGTAAAGTAAAGGTGAGAGTGTTGTTTCTTCCTTTAGTTCTCTCAATCCTGCTTCCCACGCCTGCTCATTATCTTCTATTTTGCCGCCAATCATCCTCCACTGCCCTGCATAAATCTTATGAGAAGATCTTTTTAGAATCAGAAATTCAACTTCAGAGGCTTGCATTCGATATGGATATACATCTACAAGCCTCATTGGTGGATCTAATCGGATTGAGAAACTTGTTGTTTAAAATAGTCCAGAGTCTTCTTTAATCCTTCTTTCCGGTCATATTTAGGTTCCCAATCAAGTACTTTTTTAGCCCTGGAAATGTCAGGTTGACGAACCTGCGGATCATCTTTGGGCAGATCCTCAAAAATGATTCCGCTTTTACTTCCCGTAAGCTCAATGATCTCCTTAGCGAA
This is a stretch of genomic DNA from Halalkalibaculum roseum. It encodes these proteins:
- a CDS encoding NUDIX domain-containing protein → MRLVDVYPYRMQASEVEFLILKRSSHKIYAGQWRMIGGKIEDNEQAWEAGLRELKEETTLSPLLYWVIPSINHFYNHRNNEIELIPAFAAELQPESEIKLNEEHSEYKWIDSWDVDDYLPWPEQKRLLKLAHEIISNQKILEDWIISI